The window CTGTTCTCTTCTTTTATGTACCGCTATCACTGCCGTCTGACATCACAACCATCATATTCAGGCAGTCAAACGCCAGACTTTCCTGCAACCTGAATATCACCATCGACATTCAGGCTCAAAACGCGTGGCGCCTCCTTCGCGCCACGCCCGTACCAACCTTAGGCCTGCACCACTTTCTGAGTCTGCTCTCCCAGGCCTTCGATACCCAGACGCATGGTCTGGCCGGCCTTCAGGTAAACCGGCTCAGGTTTGACACCCATGCCCACACCAGGAGGCGTACCAGTGGAGATCACATCGCCAGGCTGCAAGCTCATGAAATTGCTCAGATACGAAACGATAGTGGCCACATCAAAAATCATCTTGGCAGTCGTACCGTCCTGGTAGCGTTTGCCGTCCACTTCCAGCCACAGGTTCAGCGCCTGTGGATCAGCCACTTCATCTGCCGTCACCAGCCATGGGCCGATAGGACCGAAGGTATCGCAACCCTTGCCCTTGTCCCATGTACCACCGCGCTCAATCTGATATTCTCGCTCGGATACGTCATTGATCACGCAGTAGCCGGCCACATATGACAGCGCGTCTTCCTTGCTGACGTAACGCGCTTCCTTGCCAATGACCACGCCCAGTTCCACTTCCCAGTCAGTTTTTTTCGAGCCACGGGGAATGGCTACGTCGTCATTCGGACCGACGATGGCGCTGGTCCATTTATTGAATACGACGGGTTCAGAAGGCTCTGGCAGACCGGATTCAGCCGCATGATCAGAATAGTTAAGACCGATGCAGACAAACTTGCCGATGTTGCCAACGCAAGGGCCAATACGCGGGTTGCCTTCGACAACCGGCAGGCTCGTGATATCCAGATCACGCAACCGCGCCAGGGCGCTTTCTGTGATGGTGCTGCCGTTAATATCGCTGATAACGCCGGACAGATCACGGATACGGCCGTCGCTATCGACGATGCCGGGTTTTTCCTGCTTACTTTCCCCATAACGAATGAGTTTCATACTGACTCCTGTTGGTTTGTGTGTGCCGGTGTCGCTGCGCCGGCTTGCTGATAGTCGTTGTAGTGTTTCTGCACATGATCAAGGTGCCGATACATGGCCTCGGAAGCCTTGGTCGGATTGCGTTCGGCCAGGGCCTGCACAATATGCTCATGGTCATCAAAGGTTGACTGCAGGATCGAGGGTATGACGGTTGTGATCGTACGGCTCTTGCGGCTGAGCAGGCTGATGCTTTGTGCCACTCTCTGCAGGTAGACGTTGCCACAGGCATTAATGATGGTCTGGTGCAGCTCGATATCCAGCCGGCGAATACCCTCGTGGTCATTCTGTTTCAGCGCTGCGCGCGCCTCTTCAACATTGACCCGCAGGCGTTCGATTTCCTGCTCGGTCAGGCGCTCACAGGCCAGACGCGTAATGCCGCCCTCAATAATTTTGCGCGCATCAAACAACTCGTTGATCTGGTCAAAATGCAGGTCAATCAGCAAACTGAGTGGTTCGATCAGATCTTCCACATTCAGTGAACTGATGAAATTGCCTTCGCCCTGC of the Advenella mimigardefordensis DPN7 genome contains:
- a CDS encoding FadR/GntR family transcriptional regulator, with the translated sequence MKFEAIKSRSVSELVAQRLIDMIRKGQLVAGQQLPPERELAVLFDVGRPAVREAIRGLSLLGLVKIQQGEGNFISSLNVEDLIEPLSLLIDLHFDQINELFDARKIIEGGITRLACERLTEQEIERLRVNVEEARAALKQNDHEGIRRLDIELHQTIINACGNVYLQRVAQSISLLSRKSRTITTVIPSILQSTFDDHEHIVQALAERNPTKASEAMYRHLDHVQKHYNDYQQAGAATPAHTNQQESV
- a CDS encoding fumarylacetoacetate hydrolase family protein; translated protein: MKLIRYGESKQEKPGIVDSDGRIRDLSGVISDINGSTITESALARLRDLDITSLPVVEGNPRIGPCVGNIGKFVCIGLNYSDHAAESGLPEPSEPVVFNKWTSAIVGPNDDVAIPRGSKKTDWEVELGVVIGKEARYVSKEDALSYVAGYCVINDVSEREYQIERGGTWDKGKGCDTFGPIGPWLVTADEVADPQALNLWLEVDGKRYQDGTTAKMIFDVATIVSYLSNFMSLQPGDVISTGTPPGVGMGVKPEPVYLKAGQTMRLGIEGLGEQTQKVVQA